Below is a genomic region from Streptomyces ferrugineus.
GCACTTCGCCGGCAAGGACGCGATGCTCGCCGAGCTGCTGGTCGGCATCAGCGGCCAGCTCCTGACCGGCGCGAAGCGGCGCCTCGCGGAGGCCGACGGGGTGCCCGCCGAGACGGTCCTCGACTCCCTCATCGAGGGCCACATCGACTTCGCCCTCGACGACCGCCCGCTCATCACCCTGCACGACCGCGAGCTGGACCGCCTGCGCGACAGCGACCGCAAGCTCGTACGGCAGCTGCAGCGGCAGTACGTCGAGCTGTGGGTGGAGGTGGTGCGCGAGGTGTACCCGGACCTGACGGAGCCGACGGCCCGCTCGGCGGTCCACTCGGTGTTCGGGCTGCTGAACTCGACACCGCACCTGGGGCGGCCGGGTTCGCTGCCGGGGCGAGGGGTCACGGCGGTGCTGCTGCATCGGATGGCCCGGGGGGCGTTCGGGGCGGCCGGGGTGGAGTGAGCCGTTCGGGCGGTCTCACTCACCCTGCCTCGCAGCCGATCCCGTCCCCGCATCTGGGGCGGTCGGGTTCGCTGCCGGGGCGAGGGGTCACGGCGGTGCTGCTGCATCGGATGGCCCGGGGGGCGTTCGGGGCGGCGGCCGTGGCGACCGGCTGGGCCACCGCCGGCTCGCGGATGGCGGTGGGCGGCCCGGGCGGTCACACTCAGCCTGCCTCGCAGCCGATCCCGTCGCCGTCGCGGTCGAGCCGGTGTGGGTCGTCCGAGCCGACCCAGACGGGGCCCGGCAGGTCCGCGCAGTCCACGTCGGGGACGCCCGCGGGGGGACCGGGCGGCAGGCCGGGGTTCGCCGGGCCGGTCGTGGGCGGGGGTGGGGATGGGGGCGGTGTGTCCGTGGGCTTCGGGGTGGCCGAGGGCTTCGGTGCCCCGGTGCACGCGCTCCACAGTCCGGCGCCGGCTCGACGGGCGTCTTTCTCGGCCCTAGAGATCGTGGACCAGTACTTGTCGTTGGGCTGGAAGAGGACCGCCTCGGCGTGACCCGAGCGGACGAGGGACTTGTTGACGAAGACGTCCTTGTCGTTCCACAGGTACAGCAGGTAGCGGCCGTAGCGGTCCTTGAGCTGGTCGTCGCGTACCACGTGCGCGGTGCTGCCCTGCGGCAGCAGCGCACGGGTGCGGGCGGTGGCGGGCTTCGCGTAACAGGCGCCGCGCTCAGGCGTGTCGATCTCCAGAAGGCGGACGCGGACCACGGTGTCCTTCGGCACGATACGGCCGTCGCCGCGCACGTCGAGGGTGTCGCCGTCGATGACGCGGTGTACCACCACCGTTGGTGAGGAGGCCTTCGGCGGGTCGGGTGGATCGCCGCGTGTTCCGACGCCGCCCAGGGCCGGGAGGCCGAGGGTGATCACGAGAGGGATGGCCCAGGAGCGGCTGAGGTGGCGCATGGCGACCCCCGGAGGGCGAGCGGTTCCGCTGTTCCAGTAGAGCACTGTCCCGGCCCTGCCGCGACGCGGGATACTGCCGGGCGCGAGCGTGACGAGCGTTACGGACCTTGACCCCTGGACGCCTGTGGATACTCGCCGGTACGGTAGGTGAGCAAGCGCTTAGACATGGACGTGTGGAGGTGGCGGCGGTGCGCCGTACGGTGTTCAACGAGGATCACGAGGCGTTCCGGGAGACCATCCGCGCCTTCATCGAGGCCGAGGTCGTCCCGGTCTACGACGAGTGGTTCGCGGCGGGCCAGGCGCCCCGCGACTTCTACTACAAGCTCGCCGAGCTCGGCGTCTTCGGCATCCGCGTCGACGAGGAGTACGGCGGCGCCGGCATCGACTCGTACAAGTTCGAGGCGGTGATGTACGAGGAGACCGCACGCGCCGGTGTGCAGTTCGGCGGCTCCGGTGTGCATGTGCTGCTCGGCCTGCCGTACATCAAGATGCTCGCCACCGACGAGCAGAAGAAGCGGTTCCTGCCGAAGTTCGTCTCCGGTGAGGAGATGTGGGCGCTGGCGATGACCGAGCCGGGGACCGGCTCCGACCTCGCCGGTATGAAGACCACCGCCAAGCTCTCCGAAGACGGCACGCACTACGTCCTCAACGGCGCCAAGACCTTCATCACCGGCGGCGTCCACGCCGACCGCGTGATCGTCTGCGCCCGCACCGACGCGCCCAGCGCCGAGGACCGCCGCCACGGCATCTCCCTGTTCGCCGTGGACACCAAGTCCGAGGGCTACTCCGTCGGCCGCAAGCTCGACAAGCTCGGCCTGAAGACCTCCGACACCGCCGAGCTGGCGTTCGTCGACGTCAAGGTCCCGGTCGAGGACCTCCTCGGCGAGGAGAACAAGGGCTTCTACTACCTCGGCCACAACCTGGCCTCCGAGCGCTGGGGCATCGCCTTCGGCGCCTACGCCCAGGCCAAGGCCGCCGTGCGGTTCGCCCAGCAGTACGTG
It encodes:
- a CDS encoding SACE_7040 family transcriptional regulator; the encoded protein is MATRTDAPTRREQILKEAARLFAERGFHGVGVDEIGAAVGISGPGLYRHFAGKDAMLAELLVGISGQLLTGAKRRLAEADGVPAETVLDSLIEGHIDFALDDRPLITLHDRELDRLRDSDRKLVRQLQRQYVELWVEVVREVYPDLTEPTARSAVHSVFGLLNSTPHLGRPGSLPGRGVTAVLLHRMARGAFGAAGVE
- a CDS encoding thermonuclease family protein, with amino-acid sequence MRHLSRSWAIPLVITLGLPALGGVGTRGDPPDPPKASSPTVVVHRVIDGDTLDVRGDGRIVPKDTVVRVRLLEIDTPERGACYAKPATARTRALLPQGSTAHVVRDDQLKDRYGRYLLYLWNDKDVFVNKSLVRSGHAEAVLFQPNDKYWSTISRAEKDARRAGAGLWSACTGAPKPSATPKPTDTPPPSPPPPTTGPANPGLPPGPPAGVPDVDCADLPGPVWVGSDDPHRLDRDGDGIGCEAG
- a CDS encoding acyl-CoA dehydrogenase family protein, whose product is MRRTVFNEDHEAFRETIRAFIEAEVVPVYDEWFAAGQAPRDFYYKLAELGVFGIRVDEEYGGAGIDSYKFEAVMYEETARAGVQFGGSGVHVLLGLPYIKMLATDEQKKRFLPKFVSGEEMWALAMTEPGTGSDLAGMKTTAKLSEDGTHYVLNGAKTFITGGVHADRVIVCARTDAPSAEDRRHGISLFAVDTKSEGYSVGRKLDKLGLKTSDTAELAFVDVKVPVEDLLGEENKGFYYLGHNLASERWGIAFGAYAQAKAAVRFAQQYVTERTVFGKPVASFQNTKFELAACQAEVDAAEAVADRALEALDAGELTPAEAASAKLFCTEVAHRVIDRCLQLHGGYGFMNEYPIARLYADNRVNRIYGGTSEIMKSIIAKDMGL